Proteins from one Nicotiana tabacum cultivar K326 chromosome 23, ASM71507v2, whole genome shotgun sequence genomic window:
- the LOC107773617 gene encoding uncharacterized protein LOC107773617: MSKKLVLLMILVASTLFCGHQAAVVIEATTDTEIVSSVSRSWPFPRCCDSDKQKVKKCMTNTTSIDDCCPTFKSILGRKCPCYRYANYLDNQALITLASYCDVKNPCMCEKQEDMTMAVDSTSSVTWPCPRPRRRPRPQPQRSCCAGDKAKIKTCMTNTTSIDECCPTFKSTIGRSCSCHRYAEQLDNQALITLEAYCDVTNPCKKVQVIQLPQ; the protein is encoded by the exons ATGAGCAAAAAGttagtgttgctcatgatcttagTGGCTTCAACTTTATTTTGCGGCCACCAAGCAGCGGTGGTAATAGAGGCCACCACCGACACGGAGATAGTCTCCTCGGTCAGCAGGTCGTGGCCGTTCCCCCGCTGTTGTGATAGTGACAAACAGAAGGTGAAAAAATGCATGACAAATACAACTTCCATAGACGATTGCTGCCCAACATTTAAGAGCATACTTGGTCGTAAATGTCCCTGCTATCGTTATGCCAATTACTTAGATAATCAAGCTTTGATTACTCTTGCTAGTTATTGTGATGTCAAGAATCCATGCATGTGTGAAAAG CAAGAAGACATGACAATGGCCGTCGATTCCACCTCGTCCGTCACGTGGCCATGCCCTCGTCCTCGTCGACGTCCACGTCCACAACCACAACGGAGCTGTTGTGCTGGTGATAAAGCAAAGATAAAGACTTGCATGACAAACACAACCTCCATAGATGAGTGTTGCCCAACATTCAAGAGTACTATTGGCCGTAGCTGTTCCTGCCATCGTTACGCCGAGCAGTTAGACAATCAAGCTTTGATTACTCTTGAAGCCTATTGTGATGTTACCAATCCATGTAAGAAAGTGCAA GTGATACAGCTTCCCCAGTAG